From one Phocaeicola salanitronis DSM 18170 genomic stretch:
- a CDS encoding amidophosphoribosyltransferase: MEPLKHECGVAMIRLLKPLEYYQEKYGTWMYGLNKLYLLMEKQHNRGQEGAGLACVKLQANPGEEYMFRERGLGSGAITEIFGTVHGYFKELTPEQMADAEYAKQCLPFAGELYMGHLRYSTTGKSGISYVHPFLRRNNWRAKNLALCGNFNLTNVDEIFADITAAGQHPRKYADTYIMLEQVGHRLDREVERLYNECKAEGLEGMDITHTIEDRIDITNVLKTSTPKWDGGYVICGLTGSGEAFAVRDPWGIRPGFWYMDDEIMVLASERPVIQTVLNVPADSINELLPGQAIWVNKKGQMRLEQINEPKKKKACSFERIYFSRGSDMDIYRERKLLGQKLVDPILKVIDYDVVHTVFSFIPNTAEVAFYGMLEGFDNYLNQLKVQRIEALGHKPSHTELEQILSQRIRSEKVAIKDIKLRTFIAEGNTRNDLAAHVYDVTYGSLVPYADNLVIIDDSIVRGTTLKQSIISILDRLHPKKIVIVSSSPQVRYPDYYGIDMASMEQFIAFRAAIALLEDRGMRRVIEDAYRKSKEQVGLPKEEMVNYVKEIYAPFTDEEISRKMVELLTPVGTQAKVEIVYQTLDGLHEACPDHEGDWYFSGDYPTPGGVKLVNKAFIDYIEQIYQF; this comes from the coding sequence ATGGAACCACTTAAACACGAATGCGGAGTAGCGATGATACGGTTGCTTAAACCGTTGGAATATTATCAAGAGAAATACGGAACATGGATGTATGGGCTCAACAAGTTGTATCTGTTGATGGAAAAGCAGCACAACCGCGGGCAGGAAGGTGCCGGACTGGCGTGTGTAAAGCTTCAGGCAAATCCGGGAGAGGAATACATGTTCCGTGAAAGAGGGTTAGGGTCGGGAGCGATTACCGAAATATTCGGAACGGTGCACGGTTATTTCAAAGAGCTTACTCCCGAACAGATGGCAGATGCGGAATATGCCAAGCAATGCCTGCCTTTTGCCGGCGAGCTTTATATGGGGCATCTGCGTTACTCTACCACAGGCAAAAGTGGCATTTCGTATGTGCATCCCTTTTTGCGGCGCAATAATTGGCGGGCAAAGAACCTTGCCTTGTGCGGCAATTTCAACTTGACGAATGTCGATGAGATATTTGCCGACATTACAGCCGCGGGTCAGCATCCGCGCAAGTATGCCGATACGTATATCATGCTGGAACAGGTGGGGCACCGGCTCGACCGCGAAGTGGAACGCCTTTATAATGAATGTAAGGCGGAAGGGCTGGAAGGAATGGACATTACGCATACGATTGAAGACCGTATTGACATTACCAATGTGTTGAAGACTTCTACTCCGAAGTGGGATGGAGGATATGTGATATGCGGGCTGACGGGAAGCGGTGAAGCGTTTGCCGTGCGTGACCCGTGGGGCATCCGTCCGGGATTCTGGTATATGGACGATGAGATTATGGTACTTGCATCCGAGCGGCCGGTCATTCAGACGGTACTGAATGTGCCTGCAGACAGCATCAACGAACTTTTGCCCGGGCAGGCTATCTGGGTGAACAAGAAGGGGCAGATGCGTCTGGAGCAAATCAATGAGCCGAAGAAGAAGAAGGCTTGTTCGTTCGAACGCATTTACTTCAGCCGGGGAAGCGATATGGATATCTACCGCGAACGGAAACTCTTGGGGCAGAAACTGGTGGATCCGATTCTGAAAGTAATCGATTACGATGTGGTGCATACCGTATTTTCTTTTATTCCGAATACGGCGGAGGTGGCATTCTATGGCATGTTGGAAGGCTTCGACAATTACCTGAACCAGCTCAAGGTGCAGCGCATCGAGGCATTGGGGCATAAGCCCAGCCATACGGAACTGGAACAAATCCTGTCGCAACGCATCCGGAGCGAAAAGGTAGCTATCAAGGATATCAAGTTGCGTACATTTATCGCCGAAGGCAATACGCGGAACGACCTTGCCGCCCATGTATATGATGTAACGTATGGAAGTCTGGTCCCCTATGCCGATAACCTGGTGATAATCGATGATAGCATCGTGCGGGGAACTACGCTGAAGCAGAGCATTATTAGTATTCTCGACCGTTTGCATCCGAAAAAGATTGTCATTGTGTCATCTTCGCCCCAAGTGCGTTATCCCGACTATTACGGCATTGATATGGCAAGTATGGAGCAGTTCATTGCTTTCCGTGCCGCTATTGCCTTGTTGGAGGACAGGGGGATGCGTCGCGTCATCGAAGATGCATACCGTAAGTCGAAAGAGCAAGTGGGCTTGCCTAAAGAAGAGATGGTGAATTATGTGAAAGAAATCTATGCACCATTTACCGATGAGGAAATCTCACGCAAGATGGTGGAACTTCTTACCCCTGTGGGCACACAGGCAAAAGTGGAAATCGTTTACCAGACGCTCGATGGC